GGCATGTACTCAAAAACCAGGATATTTGAACCTTCTTTCATTAGACTCGCATACAACTTTACTATATTCCTGTGCCTGATTTTTCCCAAAATTTCGATTTCCCTTGTCAAAACTTTCACACTATTCCCTTTCCACAGTTGCTTCACAGCTACTGTTCCACAACCTTTCTTCAAGTCTAAACGATAAACTTTTCCAGTACCTCCGCTTCCAATCAAATTATCCTCATCGAAATCACAAACTTCATCTGCATCAATTTCCACATGGTGGAAGCTCTCAAGCTTCCATTTTGCATTTGTTCCTTTGGCTTCCTCCAGTTTTTCTTCGTCATCTGCTTTATGACTATGCTTGAAGTTTAGGTAACTGACGAGCAATAAACCACCCATTAGAACCGCTAAGGAAAGCAACACAATGCAAGACACAACTACTTTGTTCAACTTATGCGTAGCAGCCTTTCCACCACAACTGCCCAAAACTGAGTTGATCGAGAATCTGATGCTTTGGTCAATACAAAGTCCCGTGTTACCAGCAAATGCCTTGTCTCCTCCCATCGTTAAAAGATCTACTGAAACTTCTCCCACTAGCTGGTTGCTAGACAGATCCAATGAAGACAACTTCAAATTGTCCAAGCTAGTTGGTATAGTACCTGTGAGTTTGTTGAGTGAAAGATTCAGAGAGTTCAGAGTGGTCATCGTTGATAAGGAGTCGGGAATGCTGCCTGTAAGAAGATTTGAAGCAAGATTCAGGTCTGCAAGCCTAGGAAATTCACCCAATTCTGATGGAATAGTCCCTGATAATGAGTTTTTCTCCAAATGCAAAGACGAAAGTTGCTTTAGTTTACCAAGTTCAGAAGGTATCGCTCCCGAGAAGTCGTTGTTATCCAAGTACAGCCTTTCCAGGTGTGTGAGTTTCCCAAGTTCTTTTGGAAGCTCACCTGAAAATCTGTTGTTTGATAACACCAACTGATTCAAGCTAGTAACAGCCCCAATTTCCGAAGACATAGTTCCACTGAATTCGTTATCACTGAAATCCATCATCAGTACATTTGGAAGTCCCCATATACCACTAGGAATTTTCCCAGAAAGTTGATTCTTATTGACCCTCAATCTCTGCAAAGGCTTGCACGACGAATAAGTACCTGGAAACTCCCCTGAGAAACCGTTCTCAATAGCTAGCAAAAACTGTAGGTTCCCATTTTGGCACAAGTACTTTGGAAATCCACCAGTAAATTTGTTTTCAGATATGTCTATGCTATTCAGGGGCGAAAACCGACCAAGATTTGCTGGAAATGTCCCAGAAAAACTGTTCCTGTACACAGAAAAGGCATTAAGATGCTGCATATCTCCAAAACCAGTAGTAATTTCACCAGAGAAGTTATTCATGAATACTTGAAAAACTGTTAACTTCTTCAGGTTTCCAATTCCCGGAGGCAGCTTCCCATACATCTGGTTCTTAGAGAtatcaaattctt
The Capsicum annuum cultivar UCD-10X-F1 chromosome 6, UCD10Xv1.1, whole genome shotgun sequence DNA segment above includes these coding regions:
- the LOC107872768 gene encoding receptor protein-tyrosine kinase CEPR2; its protein translation is MARIQKLQNSLLILAIFLFLNFFVQPIKSLTSETEALLHFKEQLNDPLNYLDSWKDSESPCKFYGITCDQKTGLVIEISLDNKSLSGVISPSIFSLQHLTSLVLPSNLLSGELPPELTNCTSLKVLNVTGNNMNGTIPDLSKLTNLEVLDLSINYFSGEFPSWVGNLTSLVELGLGDNDFVEGKIPETLGNLKKVYWLYLAGSNLIGEIPESIFEMEALGTLDISRNQISGNFPKSINKLKKLWKIELFQNKLIGELPVELADLSLLQEFDISKNQMYGKLPPGIGNLKKLTVFQVFMNNFSGEITTGFGDMQHLNAFSVYRNSFSGTFPANLGRFSPLNSIDISENKFTGGFPKYLCQNGNLQFLLAIENGFSGEFPGTYSSCKPLQRLRVNKNQLSGKIPSGIWGLPNVLMMDFSDNEFSGTMSSEIGAVTSLNQLVLSNNRFSGELPKELGKLTHLERLYLDNNDFSGAIPSELGKLKQLSSLHLEKNSLSGTIPSELGEFPRLADLNLASNLLTGSIPDSLSTMTTLNSLNLSLNKLTGTIPTSLDNLKLSSLDLSSNQLVGEVSVDLLTMGGDKAFAGNTGLCIDQSIRFSINSVLGSCGGKAATHKLNKVVVSCIVLLSLAVLMGGLLLVSYLNFKHSHKADDEEKLEEAKGTNAKWKLESFHHVEIDADEVCDFDEDNLIGSGGTGKVYRLDLKKGCGTVAVKQLWKGNSVKVLTREIEILGKIRHRNIVKLYASLMKEGSNILVFEYMPNGNLFEALHRERKAGKPELDWYQRYKIALGAAKGIAYLHHDCYPPIIHRDIKSTNILLDEDYEAKVSDFGVAKVSEISSRGSDFSCFAGTHGYMAPEMAYTLRVTEKSDIYSFGVVLLELVTGRKPVEEAYGEGKDLVYWTSTHLNDKESINKVLDQKVVSELVQDEMIKVLRIATLCTTKLPNLRLSMKEVVNMLVDAEPLTFRSSSKSEKKVHNFSEV